TTAAAGACAACTCCATTAGAATTTGCTACCAAGTATTGTAAGTTGAATATTTCTGGACCAAATCAACCTGTCTCATTGATTAACGATCCAAGACAGCCATATGGtaaattaatcaaaattGATCGTTTAGGAAATGTTGTTAATGGTGATGAGGttctttatttgaatgTTGATAATGAAACGTTAAGCTCCTTGATTgttaaaagattaaaaaatgatagACCTGTATTCTTCGGTTCTCATACTCCAAAATTTATGGACAAAAAGAATGGTATTATGGATATTGATCTTTGGTCCTATAAATTAATCgattataatttgaaacaaGATAAAGCTTCTCGTATTAGATACAATGAAAGTTTGATGACCCATGCTATGTTGATTTCTGCTGCTCATGTAGATGAAACCACAGGAAAACCTGTTCGTTATCGTGTTGAAAATTCCTGGGGTAAGGATTCAGGTAAGGATGGTATGTACTTAATGACTCAGGAATATTTGGAAGAATATGCTTTCCaaattgttgttgattTAGATGATTTACCAGAGGACTTGGCTTCTAAATTCACTTCCAAGGAAGAGAAACCAATTGTCTTACCAATCTGGGATCCAATGGGTGCCTTAGCTGATTAAGCATCATATACTCGTAGATACATTTACTCTCCTGTCTTTTTATATGGTTTATTGCGTATATAactcttttcttttatcgtcttgaataaaataaaatattaaggaACGGCGCTACCATGTTGGAGTGTAAAAATTAAGATTTTCACactaaatttaaacaagtttttttatatacaGTATATGTTAGTAATTAAAAGCTAGCAATTAATCAAGCCTATCTGTAACACAATGCAACTTGTATATGATAGAAGATTTTTCACCATTCTCAACATATTTTTCCAGAGCACATTAAAGCCTAATTTAGGCATGTTCCTGATATAGTCCCATGTTTTCCGAGTACACATATTTCCGAAATCTTGTGTCAGATGGAACAGTTTTATGGAAAGTACTGAATTGTACACtggaaatttcaaaatgaaTAGATCGAGAATTACAAGTAACTCAATCATTTCAAGcttatattttgtaaaatttaaaaaagagTGAGGCGGTTAATCAGCAAGGGACATTTTAGACTCTTATCAAACTCAAGCTTAAAAAGAGCAAACGATCAGATCCTATTCAATTTAAACtactttattttaattgtcACGAAAATACAAGCAGGAACACCTTTCCaatattagaagaaaaagaaagcCAGGAGACTTCAAATAGTCAATTTATTAgacaaattattaataataagaaatttttgttatcttatttattttttttgttttatttgtattaaagTCAGATTACTACTTCATTATAACagaaatattcaataaatatgCTTCTTCGAGAATTGTTAATCGTTGTTTTACAATCATTATATCTCTTCCAATCTGCATCAACCCAAACTGTACCAAAGAAGGATCATTCTAAGAACCAATATTTTGCTGTAGAAAGTGATCTGTCAATCGAACaactaaaaaatttacatcCAGATTGGAATTTTGAACATAATGTTAGAGGTTTAGAAAATCATTACGTGTTTTCTAAGAAATatgtttcaaataataattcaataagaAAAAGAGATAATTTTGAGGATCTCGTAGATAATACAAATGGAATACTATCATTTCAAGATCTTCCTCCacataaattatttaaaaggGGGGTCATACCCAGAGCTCCTATAGATTCAGGTAtgcaaaaaatatttgattttgaaaaggAATTGAATATTCATGATCCTCTATTCCATGAACAATGGCATTTGATAAATCCTTCTTTTCCTGGGAACGATGTTAATATGACTGATGTTTGGAGAGGTAATATCACTGGTAAAAATGTTACAGTTGCCATTGTTGATGATGGTGTGgattatgaaaatgaagatttgaaagataaattttgttttgaagGATCTTGGGATTTTAACGATAATACTGCTAAACCTAAACCAAGATTATCAGACGATTATCATGGAACCCGTTGTGCAGGTGAAATTGCCGCTGTTAGAAACGATTATTGTGGTGTAGGTGTCGCTTTTGACGCACATATTTCTGGTTTACGAATTTTATCAGGTGAATTGACTGTTGAAGATGAAGCTGCTGCTTTAATTTATGGTTTAAAATACaatgatatattttccTGTTCTTGGGGTCCACCGGATGATGGTCAGCATTTACAAGGGCCATATGATTTAGTTAAAAAGGCATTTATCAAGGGTATTCAAGATGGTAGGGATGAAAAAGGGGCAATTTATGTTTTTGCAAGTGGTAATGGCGCCATAAGCGGTgataattgtaattatGATGGTTATActaattctatttattCGATTACAATTGGTGCAATTGATCATAGGGGTTTGCACCCTGCCTATTCAGAAAGTTGTTCTGCTGTTATGGCTGTCACTTATTCTTCTGGATCAggaaaatttattgaaactACTGATATTAATGGTAAGTGTAGTACCCATCATGGTGGAACTTCTGCAGCTGCACCATTAGCTGCAGGTGTATatgcattattattagaagctAATCCAGAATTAACTTGGAGAGATgttcaatatttaactattttatcatcaaaGACCCTTGATGAAAATACAGATGGTAAATGGCAAGAAGGTGCATTGGGTAAAAGATATTCACATATGTATGGTTATGGTAATTTAGATGCATATGAATTGATAGAGTTGGGTAAAACTTGGGAAAATGTTAATCCCCAAGACTGGTATTTCTCTAAAGTTCGACAAGTGGATTCAACGACTAATTCTACTGACGACATTTTAGAATCTACGATAAGAGTATCTGAGCAAGGTTTAAAGAATGCTAACGTTAAGAGAATTGAacatattcaaataattgtaGATATCGACTCTTCTATTAGGGGTCAAACCACCATTGACTTGATTTCTCCAACTGGCATGGTGTCTAATTTGGGTGTCATTAGAAAGCATGATTTAGCTAATAGTGGTTTTAAAGATTGGACTTTTATGTCAGTTGCTCATTGGGGTGAAGATGGTATTGGTGACTGGAAATTACAAGTTAGAACTCATGATgcatcaaataaaattacttttaataattggagattaaaattttatggTGAATCTATTGACCCCACAAAAGTTCAGAAATTTGTTTATGGTCAAGATAAAGTTGTAGATGAAAAgccaaataatgatgaagataattCTAGTATCGCCTCTTCCAATGCTCCACAAGATACGAGCACTACCATTAATCCATCACATACTAGTTCTGAAGAAAGTAAGCCATCCAGCATTGTCAGTAATATTCCTGAACCTACATCTTCGTCTATACCAAACAAGAGCAATATAGATAATCAGAATAGTGACAAAGCAGAGGgatatgatgatgatgtaGAGACGCCTAATAAACTATCTTCCAAACAAAAATGgttcaattattttgtttcattGTTTGCTGTAGGTGTTGTCATTTTCATTCTATATATAATGTTCTTTACAAAGACAAGAAGAAAGATTAAAAGATCTAGAGCGGAGACATATGAATTTGACATCATTGATACAGATTCAGATTATGACTCAACATTAGATAATGCATTGATAACAGCTGAAGGATTGAATGAACCATTGGATATTGATGATCTAGAATTTGATTTGTCTGATGAAGATAGATTAGGATCTACCGATATTAATGGTAATAAGGTATTAGAAAACATTGATTCGGTTTTGACTGATCCTTTTGTTGATCCTTTACCCACTGTTCAAGAGGAggatgaaaataataatgggCATGAAAATCTAGCTCTTGATGATGATCCTACTGACGACATAACCATTGCTGTTactgaaaatgataaactAGATAACTAAGTAAGTTTCCATTATCACCTTAATCAGATAGCATTATCATACTCATATATTATAGATATGAACTTTTTTACATTGTATACATGATACAATTTAATTTGCATCCTTCGAGAATAAGGTTTCTACTTGATTTTCTATATATGTgcatatattaatatatatatgcatatatttataattttgaatgtatattattatttcttttaaattagtcgaaaaaataaaattgaaactaaatataaaattatagaaaaaagtataaaaatataaagattaGATGTAGACTAAAATGCTGgcaatttatatatatatatacattattttttggacAAGAGATGTCAATTCTGTTGAGCGTAAAATATTACGTACTaagtgatatttttatataaccTGCATTTCTCGGAATATAAATAGAGCTCgtttttatatacttctGTAGTTTTTTATACGTATTTAGCTCGAGGAGGACAATTATAAGAACAGTTAATACCAAAAAGATCCGacaaattctttttttggaaCTCTTATTCTACTCCTTCTTACctatatttattaaccTTTAGGCTTGAGTCATAATACtaattctatatttatatagatAGATTAATAGAACGATATCATCAATTAACATATAATTACTATATTACCACACCCacataattttttccaaagTCATCCTAACAGTTATATATTAGGATGAATTCTGAGGATTTAATGAAGGGTTAGTGatatagtaaatatatcaattattatttgatagtTGTATTGCcaaatattgatgataCTATAGATGAAAGGTCCTTATATGTAGAACAAGTATTAGTTACTTGTTCGCAACAATATGAGAGTGTGATGTGCAGTCAACataactaataaaaatctcAGTTAGGTGATTCATGGGTTATAAGATATACAATTGAAGTAATCTGGTGCGTGATAAACTTCTATACTCATTTATAACCTCATCGATATTCCAGTCAGGTAACCTAGGTATCGAGTTACTAAATGGTCAGCTACCATGAATTGGCCCTTCATGTTGTGAAAATAAAACGTATAAATATCCACCCAAAATTAGTAATAAGTCTGCATTTGTATGTTCATTTATATACATTTTATTCCTACTCATAAGAGTAGGAGGATTccatattaaaaatatagtaTTAACCagaaagaattattctccATATTTATGCCGGACTCTAGTGATTAGACTACTTATAACACCGATGATCTATATATCTACATATGAGTTAATCTTATAGATTAAGTCTAGAGGTTAATATACACAGGTAAGAGAGATGAGATGCAGGAATCTATCGAGAGTTCCTGCATCTCGGTGGTGTCTATAAGGCGAACCGCCGTCCACAACGATGTATACTCGATCAGATAAAACATATAAATGTCCCTAACATTATACTTTTACTTAAAGCGTAGTTATATGGTACTGCTAGAATGTTGGTTATTGGTTGAAATCTGGCGGCTGTTGTTTAGTTGGTTTAGCAGCCTTGCGCGAAAATAATTATGGGCAATGCTAATAAAAAGTAGAAGCAACAATGCTAATAATTCCTGCTAACTTTCAGATGATGACATATCCACTTTGTCCTCTGAAGATTTGATGGACATGCTCGTCTCGGCCATCCGGGTACTGCAGCCTATAACCTTCTAGGTGACAGTATTGGCTTACCTTTCCTTCATGCCCATAACTACACACTATGTCCAACTTGTTGTATTAGTAAAGGAAAAGTTATTAAAGGAGCCTTGTCTACAAACAAATATACTGCTCCCTTACAGTTGTTACAAGTTGATGTGTGTGGGGAGTTTCGCTACAAGGATTTTCACGAcgttaaatattttttaactaTCAGAGATGCCTTCTCTGCATATCTGGAGGTAATTCACTTAAAGAGAAAGTCTGATGTTACCAACAAACTCATTTTTTGGATCAATCATTACGAAAggtattttcaaaatagaGGTGGTTTTAAAACTGTAGCAGTGAGGACTGATAATGGTGGTGAATTTACGAATACGAAGTTACatgaattctttaaatcCAAAGGTATCTTTCATCAATTGACAATTCCTCATCACAGTTATCAAAATGGTGGGGTGGAACGTGCACATCTTACTCTACAAGAACGTACCCGTTGCTTGCTCGTAGGGGGTAGAGTTCCACCATCCTTGTGGTCAGAAGCTGTATCAGCAGCAGCCTATCTTATCAATTGTACTCCTATTCGTGGTAAGAATGGCCAAATCCCATACTGATCATTCTTTGGAAAATCCTATTCTGAATTTGGTATTTCCCAGCTAAGAATATTTGGCTGCTTGGCGTATGCTACATTACCACCCACTCTAAGAGATGGTAAGTTTGCAC
The window above is part of the Henningerozyma blattae CBS 6284 chromosome 2, complete genome genome. Proteins encoded here:
- the KEX2 gene encoding kexin KEX2 (similar to Saccharomyces cerevisiae KEX2 (YNL238W); ancestral locus Anc_2.6); amino-acid sequence: MLLRELLIVVLQSLYLFQSASTQTVPKKDHSKNQYFAVESDLSIEQLKNLHPDWNFEHNVRGLENHYVFSKKYVSNNNSIRKRDNFEDLVDNTNGILSFQDLPPHKLFKRGVIPRAPIDSGMQKIFDFEKELNIHDPLFHEQWHLINPSFPGNDVNMTDVWRGNITGKNVTVAIVDDGVDYENEDLKDKFCFEGSWDFNDNTAKPKPRLSDDYHGTRCAGEIAAVRNDYCGVGVAFDAHISGLRILSGELTVEDEAAALIYGLKYNDIFSCSWGPPDDGQHLQGPYDLVKKAFIKGIQDGRDEKGAIYVFASGNGAISGDNCNYDGYTNSIYSITIGAIDHRGLHPAYSESCSAVMAVTYSSGSGKFIETTDINGKCSTHHGGTSAAAPLAAGVYALLLEANPELTWRDVQYLTILSSKTLDENTDGKWQEGALGKRYSHMYGYGNLDAYELIELGKTWENVNPQDWYFSKVRQVDSTTNSTDDILESTIRVSEQGLKNANVKRIEHIQIIVDIDSSIRGQTTIDLISPTGMVSNLGVIRKHDLANSGFKDWTFMSVAHWGEDGIGDWKLQVRTHDASNKITFNNWRLKFYGESIDPTKVQKFVYGQDKVVDEKPNNDEDNSSIASSNAPQDTSTTINPSHTSSEESKPSSIVSNIPEPTSSSIPNKSNIDNQNSDKAEGYDDDVETPNKLSSKQKWFNYFVSLFAVGVVIFILYIMFFTKTRRKIKRSRAETYEFDIIDTDSDYDSTLDNALITAEGLNEPLDIDDLEFDLSDEDRLGSTDINGNKVLENIDSVLTDPFVDPLPTVQEEDENNNGHENLALDDDPTDDITIAVTENDKLDN